The following are from one region of the Mannheimia granulomatis genome:
- the serS gene encoding serine--tRNA ligase: MIDQNLLRTNLEEVAQTLKIKRNFILDVERVKNLEDQRKILQVKTETLQAERNARSKNIGAAKARGEDISALLAEVDSMGNELDSTKAELDKVQNEIRDLLLSVPNLPAEEVPIGKDDSENLEVARWGEPRQFDFEVKDHVALGENLNGLDFAAGVKLTASRFVVMKGKLARLHRALSQFMLDLHTEQHGYVETNVPFLVNHDTLYGTGQLPKFGEDLFHTQPLTGQDPNEVQRPFGLIPTAEVPVTNLVRDEIIDEDTLPLRYTAHTPCFRAEAGSYGRDTRGLIRMHQFEKVELVQIVAPEKSMEALEELTGHAEKVLQLLGLPYRKMLLCSGDMSFGSTKTYDLEVWLPAQNTYREISSCSNMWDFQARRMSARSKAKGDKKTRLVHTLNGSGLAVGRTLVAVLENYQNADGSITVPEVLRPYMGGLEVIAA; the protein is encoded by the coding sequence ATGATCGACCAAAATCTGCTCCGTACAAACCTAGAAGAAGTTGCCCAAACTCTCAAAATTAAACGTAACTTTATTTTAGATGTAGAACGCGTAAAAAACCTTGAAGACCAACGTAAAATCTTGCAAGTGAAAACCGAAACATTGCAGGCAGAGCGTAATGCTCGTTCGAAAAATATCGGTGCGGCAAAAGCACGTGGTGAAGATATTTCAGCCCTATTAGCCGAAGTAGATTCAATGGGTAATGAGTTAGATAGTACCAAAGCTGAATTAGACAAAGTACAAAATGAAATCCGCGATTTGCTTTTATCTGTACCAAACTTACCGGCAGAGGAAGTGCCAATCGGCAAAGATGATAGCGAAAACTTAGAGGTTGCCCGCTGGGGTGAGCCTCGTCAATTTGATTTTGAAGTGAAAGATCATGTTGCTCTTGGCGAAAACTTAAACGGCTTAGATTTTGCTGCCGGCGTAAAATTAACCGCTAGCCGTTTTGTGGTGATGAAAGGTAAATTAGCTCGCTTACACCGTGCATTATCCCAATTTATGTTAGATCTACACACCGAGCAACACGGTTATGTAGAAACTAACGTGCCGTTTTTAGTCAATCACGACACCCTTTACGGCACAGGTCAATTACCAAAATTTGGTGAAGACTTATTCCATACACAACCATTAACCGGACAAGATCCAAACGAAGTGCAACGCCCATTTGGTTTAATTCCAACCGCTGAAGTACCGGTAACGAACTTAGTGCGTGATGAAATTATTGATGAAGACACATTGCCACTACGCTACACCGCCCACACGCCGTGCTTCCGAGCAGAAGCCGGTTCTTACGGACGTGATACACGTGGTTTAATCCGTATGCACCAATTTGAAAAAGTGGAACTAGTGCAAATTGTAGCTCCTGAAAAATCAATGGAAGCATTGGAAGAATTAACCGGCCACGCTGAAAAAGTGTTACAACTTTTAGGCTTACCATACCGCAAAATGCTACTCTGCTCTGGTGATATGAGCTTTGGTTCAACTAAAACCTACGATTTAGAAGTTTGGTTACCGGCGCAAAACACTTACCGTGAAATTTCTTCTTGCTCAAATATGTGGGATTTCCAAGCCCGCCGAATGTCCGCCCGCAGCAAAGCTAAAGGCGATAAGAAAACCCGCTTAGTGCATACTTTAAACGGTTCAGGTTTAGCGGTAGGACGTACACTTGTGGCAGTTTTAGAAAACTACCAAAATGCTGATGGTTCAATTACTGTGCCAGAGGTGTTAAGACCATATATGGGTGGTTTGGAAGTGATTGCGGCTTAA
- a CDS encoding BrnA antitoxin family protein, which yields MRKTENQIIDNENPQWTQVDIDNSLTFQEMLADLQALVIQSQIKKRGRPLSQNKKVSVTIRYSSNVIDAFKATGKGWQSRMNKVLEDYIAQH from the coding sequence ATGAGAAAAACAGAAAACCAGATTATAGATAATGAAAATCCACAATGGACACAGGTTGATATTGATAATTCTCTGACCTTTCAAGAAATGCTGGCCGATTTGCAAGCATTGGTAATACAATCACAAATCAAAAAAAGAGGCAGACCGTTAAGCCAAAATAAAAAGGTGAGTGTGACGATTCGTTATTCATCAAATGTTATTGATGCTTTTAAAGCAACAGGTAAGGGCTGGCAAAGTAGAATGAATAAGGTGTTGGAAGATTATATTGCTCAGCATTAA